GCGTTGATGCACAGGTTCAATAGCACTTGATGAAGCTGGGTTGAATTTCCGTTGACCGGCGAAAGGTCAGGAGAAATTTTATTCTGGATTTCTATCGCTTTCGGAAAAGTATCTCGCGCAAGTTTAACAATCTCCGCGATGAGTGTTTCAAGGTTCACCCGCGTTTGCTCCCCGCCGACGCCGCGAGAAAAAGAAAGAATCTGTTTGACCATGTTGACGCCGTGGCGGGCGCTGGCCTGCGCAATTTCCAAAAGTTTCTTGGTATCTTCAGTCGCTTCCTGGTGAGCCATGCTCAGCGCCATAATCACCGGCGTGAATGAATTATTGAGGTCGTGCGCGATGCCGCCGGCGAGCGCTCCAATCGTTTCCATGCGCTGAGTGCGGAGAAACTGCGCCTCGATTTGTTTCTTCTCGGTGACATCCGTATTGATGATGAGAATCGCCTTGGGATCACCGTTTTGATCTCGCGTCAAAGTCCAGCGGCTTTCCACGATGAGTTTTGCGTGGTTTTTCGTTACCTGATGCAACTCGCCTTTCCATTCGCCTTGGCGGATCAAATTTTTTAAAGCAGCCAGCGGAGCGGTCAAGTCTCCCTGAAACAGCAGTTCATTCGCATTACGGCCCAAGGCTTCTTTGGCGGTCCATCCATAAAGTCGTTCGGCGCTTTTGTTCCAATACAAGATGGACTGATCCAGATCGTTCAGGCAAATGGCGTCCTGCGCCTGATCGAGCAAAGCGGCCTGGTTACGAAGTCGCTCCTCATCCGCGTGCCGGCGCCGTTTCGCATCTCTTTCCTCCATCGCCCGGCCAATGGCAGCGGGCAACCGGGCCATGCGATCCTTCAAGACATAATCGGTGGCGCCATTGCGCAAGGCTTCAATGGCCAGTTCTTCGCCGATGGTGCCCGACACAAAAATAAATGGAACATCGGGCCGTTGTTTCCGGGTAATTTTGAGAGCGGCCAGGCCACTGAACCCAGGCATGGAAAAGTCCGACAAAATTAAACTAACCGCGCTTTCTTTCAAGGCGGATTCAAATTCAAGCGAACTGCTTACAACCCGGATCGTGCATGCCACATTTTCCGTCCGGAGCAGATGTTTCACAAGGGCAGCATCGTCCGAGTTGTCTTCGACGTGAAGTATGTGAAGCGGTTCCATTAGATAAAAATCGCCTCCCGAGAAATTACCAATACCCGGCTTTCAGATAACAACGTCATACGTCCTATATCGGTTTCTGAAAAAAAAGCTTAAATCGAAACTCAATTTATAAACCTCATTCTAGTAGTCGCACTAAAATCGTCAACGAATATGCCGCTAAATCAATCAAATGACCCTTAAAGTAGAAACTCTCAGTGGCAAATTGCGAATACTTCCACTAACCGCCAGTTTCCGTGGGAAAAACCCGGATTCACTTTTGAAATAAATATGCTCTGTAGAAAACCTGGAATTCTCAATTTGTCCGAGCGTGAAACTGGAGTGGGTTTGGGGGAATGCACGCGTCCCGCGTGCAGTGTTTGGCGGGACGCCAAACACATTTCTCGTCTTTATTTCTAATGATGATTTCTACAGAGCAAAATGAATTCAGGAAGAATGAAATATGTGAGCGACGGCTTCGAGTAATTCTTCCACCGAGAATGGCTTGCCCATAAGCCGATTGATGTTCACGAGCCGCTCTTTCCTCGACGACAGCAATTCGGCATACGCCGAGATCATAATGATGGGCTGAACCGGGCATTGCTCTTTTATGGCGCGGCTCAGGTCGAGTCCAGTCATCGTACCCAAAGCGTAATCGGTGATCACCAAATCATATTTGCCCGCCGCAAATATTTCCAGGGCCAGTGACGCGCTTTCAACCGTCTCCACCACGTAGCCTTTCATCGTGAGCAGCATTTTCAACGATTTCGCGATCGGCGGTTCGTCATCCACTACCAGGATCCGTTTGGCCGCGATTTGTTTGGTGGTGTCGGTCATAACACAATTTATCCAGCACATTCTTTTGACATGCCTCTCTGATTATGCAACTCCAGAAATGCATGGCTCCCAATACGAATATTTGTGGTTGTATATTAGCTGGTGATAAATAGGGGTTTTTATTGACATTGTCCCTGCCTCAGTTAATCTTCCCCTCTTGAATGAACGGCGCAAGAGTGTCTGCTTTACGGGCGGATGCCAGGCCGATAGTACCCGTCCGGTTCGTATTGCCCGAATGGGTGCGTGGAAAAATATTTGGAAGACGTTGTTTTATGAAAGGAATGCTGTTGAGTGCGCTGTTGTCAGCCGCGATGTGGTTCACGCCGGGCGCGCATTCGGAATCGCTGGGCATCATGGTGCCAGCTTATTTTTCCCCTTCGTCCGGTTATTGGAGTTCGATGAACTACGCGGCGTCGCGCGTCCCATTGATCGCCATCATGAATCCGGACAACGGCCCCGGAACTTCGCCCAGCAGCAGTTACGTAAATGTGCTGGCGCAGTTGCATTCCTCTGGCGGCAAGATCACCGGCTACATCTACACCTCCTACGGCGCGCGCGCGCTGGCGGACGTCGAAGCGGATATTGATCGCTACCTGGCCTGGTACGCCGTGGATGGTTTTTTCGTTGACGAAATGACCAGCGACGCCGGGAGCACGGACGTTAATTACTACGCGACGCTCTATCAGTATATAAAAGCGAAGGGCACGAATTACAGCGTCACCGCCAATCCCGGCGTCAACGCTCCTGAAAGCTACATCACCACCCCAGTCGCTGACACTTTGATGATTTTTGAGAACGACGGTTCCAAGTATCCCGCGTTCGCCCCGTCGAGTTGGGTCGCCAAATATTCACCCGACCATTTTGTTCATCTTCCCTACAACGCAACCAACACCGCCACGCTCTCAAATTTTGTGGCTCTGGCTGTGAATCGAAATGCCGGCTGGATTTACATCAGCGATCTTTCTGTCTATAGCAAGTTGCCGACGTATTGGACGAATGAAGTGCTCATGGCGCAGGCTTTCAACCAGGAAAAGCTCTCGCCTTTTATACTCACTTCCGGCCAGCCAGCCAGCCAGGTTGCCGGCACGGGCGACTCCGCGACGTTTACCGTTGCTGCTTTTGGCTCGCCCCTGCCCGCTTATCAATGGTTTTATGGGACCAACGCCATCACCACGGCGACCAACGCCTCATACACCATTGCCTCCGTTCAAGCCGCCAATGCCGGTTATTACGATGTCCAAATTGAAAATTCCAACGGCTTCGCCATCAGCCGCGAGGCTTCACTCATAGTCAGCAATGGTCCCAGCTCCTATCGAAAAATCATCCTTGACGGCTCTTTTAATGATTGGACCGGTCTGGCTCCGGTTTATACCGCCGCCATCGGGCCAGCCACGACAATCCAATATGAGAACATCTACCTCGCCAATGACGAAAGCAATTTGTACATCCGCGTAACCCTCTATTCGCCGCGGACCAATGCGTTTGCCAATTCGTATGATAACATTTTCATTGATGCCGACGATGATGCTTCGACGGGCTATCAAGTCGAGGGCATCGGTTCATCCCTGCTGATACAATCGGGAAACGGTTATCAGGAAAAAAACGGAGGCTTCAACGAAGGCACTGTCAATAACCTGGGTTGGACCATTGCCCGATCCGCCGATGAGACGGATTGCGAATTGGCCGTTTCCCGCAACGCCGCTTACGCCGCCGATGGCAGCAGCATTTTTTCCGGCAACAAAATAGCGCTCTTGTTTCAGGGAGATGACGCCAGCCACGACAATGTTGAAGACGCGCCTCCATCCGGCGGCATCGCTTATTCCTTTGCCACATCGCCAACGGTGCTGCCACCGCTTTCCATCAGTTGCGCGGCAGGAATCATGACCATAACCTGGTCTGGTTTGGGCACGCTGCAAACCTGCAATTCGATCACCGGTAACAGTGTCTGGACCAATATCACCGGCGCGGCCAGTCCTTACGTTGCGCCCATCGCCGGCTCACAATTTTTCCGGCTCGTTCAATGAACGACTTACGATAGAACCGCCTGCCATACGAGTGATATTCTCCCTCAGTCGAAACCACCCACCTTTATATTGTTTCTACGGCTAGCAATGCCGCTTGGTCGCCTTCGGTTTGCAAGCGCATTTCCTGAATCTGCGCCAAACTAAGACAAGCACGCTTCAGAATAAAAAGACATCGTCACGACACCACGGTTCCGTCTAACCGCTTTGGGGGATATTCAAGCGGGCTCTAAGCGGTTACATTCTTCGACGCTACCAGTCATTAAAAAAAGAAAGAGCCAATTTTGGGATATTACGTTTATGGAGATTTTGCACATTCGTCCTGCCCGCAAGTCCGGCCAAAATTTTCACCTGTCAATTTTTCTCGGCTTCCTGAGTTTCATCATGATCTGTTGTTCCGCTCGTGGCCAGACGCAGCCAGCCAACAGCCTTTCGATTTCTACCTATGGTGCAACGACGGCATCTGCCGATAATACTACGGCAATTCAAAATTGCTTTAATGCTGCACAATCCCAAGGCAAAAGCGCGTGGATTCCGGCGGGGACATTTCAAATCAAAGGTTCATTGAACGCCACCGGCATAACTATCGCCGGCGCTGGAATGACTTCCAGCATCATCTACCGCAATCAGAATTCCTCGGACATTACCGCCACTCAATTATCACTGCTAAGTTGCACCGTCAAAAATCTGGGAATTGACGGCAACGGAACTTCCCGCGGCGTCAACGCTTCGTACGGAATTAATATAAAAGGCGTGGGCTGGCTTATCGAGAATGTCCAGATCCACCACGCCGACGCCGGGGTATGGGCGTCGGGAAGCAGCGGCACGGTCGAGAATTGCATTTTGACCAACACCTTTGCCGACGGCGTTAATATCAACAATGCCGGAACCAGCCCAAACACAGTTGGTGCCAACCTTACCATACAAAACTGCATTCAAACGGGAGCCGGCGATGACGGCTTTGCCATTAACGCGCAGGGGGAAGATTCGGGCTGGCAAAACATGGTAAATCCTAAAGTCCTGAACTGCACTTCGCTTAATGACGATGGCGCCAATGGCATCCGCATCGCAGGCGGCTCCAATGCGCTGGTGTCCGGCTGTCTGGTTTCTAACACTGTTTTGGAATGTGGCATTGTGGCCAGCTCCTACGGCACTGGCGGCTTTGGCATCACCAACGGACTGATCACGGGCAACACCGTTTACGGATGCGGAACGGTTGACGCAGCCGCCTGTATCGGAACCGGCGATGCCCGCACGGTCGCGACCTTTACCAGCAATATTCTCTACAATTCATCCGGTGCTGGTTTTCAAGTCGGCACTCCGACTTATCCTAATGCGGGGAAAATCGTCTTTGGCCCGGGCAATATCATAAGCAATGCAGCCGGAGCGGGAATCGCCATTCAATCAGGCGTTGTCGGCTCGGGACTCATCATCACCAATACGGTCCTGGGCCTCCATCATGGCCAGAAATACTTTGTCAATAATTCCAGCACCTTTACGGCGATCGTCATGGGAAATAATTGGCAAGGCAACGTGATTCCGTCTCCGCCGTCTGGACTAACCGCCAGCGTGGCAAACAAACAGGCGGGATTAAGCTGGGTATCCTACAGCGGAGACATTTCCTCCGCACCAGTTAGTTACAATATCAAGCGATCCTTGACCAACGGCGGTCCTTATTCGACCGTAGCCACAAATATAGCCAGCACGAGCTATAATGATTCCGGTTTGAACAATGGCACGACTTATTACTATGTGGTGTCAGGAGTCAATGAAGCCGGAGAAGGCGCCGATTCAGCGCAAGTAAGCGCCACGCCACAGTTGGTAGTCGGAAGCGTCAGCTTCAAAAACGGAACCTTTACTGGAACGTCGGTCTTAAGTTTAGCGGGAACTCCCGCACAGGAAGTCTATGGAGTCAGTCTGGGAGATAATACCCCGCGAACCACCGCCAACGGCTATTCTTTCGATAGTTATCCCAGTGTCAACGCCAGCTATGGCGGATCAAGCGCCTATGGGTTCAACGGTTTTTTAGGTGGCGGCGGAACAAGTGGCGATAGCGGTTTCGATGGGGTATTGAACAACGGAGAATTGGGCATCAATGGCGGGACATTGACGTTAAGCAACCTCAGTGTCGGCACCATTTATAATGTGCTGTTCCTCGAAGCAGACACGCGCAATGTCGGCACCCGCACGTTCACCATCACTTCCGGCAGCACGTCGAGCGCGGCTCAATCTTATGCTTTCGCCGCAGGCAGTCCAAGTTTGGGCGGATACATTCTGTGTACGTTCACAGCCACAAACTCCACACCCACATTCACGTATCCGCAGGCGACTTACGGATATCAACTGAATGCCATTCTGGTGACAACTACGACGGCAACGACGTCGCCGTCGTTAAGCTATAGTCTCACCAATGGCGTGATGCAATTTACCTGGCCATCTGATCATGTTGGCTGGCAGCTTGAAGAACAAACTAACGCGCCGGGCGGCGGCATCGGCCCGAATTGGTTCATCGTTCCTGCTTCAAACACAACCAATCAAATACGGTTGCCGGCATCCACGAACGGGAACATATATTTCCGATTGGTTCGCCCGTAAAGAAAGCGTATTGGAAGTCTAGCCCGCCTAGTTGGGTTGGTAGGCTCCAGCTAAACTTCCATTCAAGATTCGCGCCGCTCTTTCCTGAAGATTACTGGGGAATCCACTGGCCCATTGAGCGGCCCCATCCATATCTTGCCGCGCCCACAGGCGCAAAATATATAAAGCCGCATCTTCCTGGGCTGGGCCGGGAGACATTTTTGCGGCCACCATTTGCGCTGCTTGAGCCGGATCGTTTTCAGCCTGGGCAAATGCCACCCGTTGATACCAGTTATCCTTCTGCGCGCTCGCGGGCTGGGTATCAATCCAGCTATAAAGCGGGTTCAAATCCTGCGACGCCCATTGAACGGCAAGGTTCTGGACGATAATTGTTCGCCGGTCGTCATTAAGGCCGTTGTCGTTCAGCACTTGCGCCGAGCGCGCTGGATCCAGGTTCGCTTCTTCAAAAGCCACGTAGCCGAGCACCATGGAGCGCTCGGTGGGATTGGCCAGTTGCGACGCCCAAGCTTCGCTGGCATTCACATCCATATCAGTCCAAGTCTGCGCCACCACTACCATCAGTGAATCATGCCACTTGGCAGCCTCCGGTGATTGGGCAAATTCCGCCGCCGCGCGCGGATCGCGCCGCACCCAATCCGGCAATAATTCCTTGTAGGCTTTCCCCTGCTCTGCCGGGTCATTGGAAGCCAGCAATCTCAAGATTTGATCGGAAATTGATTCTTGCTTCGGCTCCGTCTTCACGATCTTAAGCGTTCCCTGCATCGAGTTCTTCGGTGCCGCAGGCGAAACGTCGGTCAACGTGGAAATCGCCGCCTGTTTATTTTGAATTTTGTTTAAAAAAAGCAATAAGCCGATTGTCACACTAACAGCGATCAATAAAATCGTTTTCTTCATACCCGTTTTCAATTTTTTTATCAGTCAAAACGCCTGCCGCCTCGAGTCGGCGGCAGGCTCCAATAACAATCTTGCAATTACTTATCTCAATATAATTTATTTAGTGAGTTAAGGCGATTGAAAAGACCACTGCTGGTTGGCGCCGCCATTACTGCTGTAGATATCCACCAATGCTCCCGGACTCTTGGATGCACCGGCTACTTCCATGAGTTTCGCACTCTGAACTCCCTGGATAGTTCCGGCGGTCGCCGAAATCACCCATTTCTGGTTACTGCCGCCGTTGCTGTCATATAATTGCACGGCGGTCCCGTTCGCCGTCCCCTGCCCTTTGACATCCAGGACGCGCCCACTTTGCACGCCGGTGATCGTGTATTGCCCGCTTCCCAGGCTGGTCAGATTCCAGAGTTGGTTCGCACCCGCGTTATAAGTCCATTGCTCCAAAGGCGTGCCGTTGGTGGTGGCTTGACCGGTGGCGTCCAGGGCCAGTCCGCTATTCAGGTTGACGATGCGATAGGGTCCGCTGCCCAAACCTTGCCACGTGTTACCGGTAAGTGTAGTGCTGAATGAACTCGAGGCATCGGTAAATTGCGTCTGGCCACTGGCCAAGTTCAACACCGTGTTCGTATAAAATTTGCCCGAACCCGAAACTCCGGAGACTATATAGATACCCGTTTTAGCCGGATGATTGATGACATTGTTCGGCCCGAACACAATAGTTCCGCCGTTGGGATAAGTGGGAGTTCCAACCTGGAAACCATTTCCCGCTGAGTTGTTCAGGATATTGCCAGTAAAGGTCGCCGTGGTACGGGCATCACCGGTTCCGATACAGGACGCCTCATCCACCGTGCCGCAACCATAGACCACATTGTTCTTGATCATGCCGTTCACCAGCGGATCTCCCGTGGAGCCAAAAGTGCTGGCTTCGATGCCGCATTCCAAAACCGTGTTGGAAACCAGGCATCCCGAGACGACCGAATTGGAACCGCCCGCGATGCGAATGCCATTAGCGCCATCGTCGTTAAGCGACGTACAATTCAGGATTTGCGGATGGACCATGTTACCTGATCCCTGCGCGTTGATGGCAAAACCATCGTCATTTGCGCCGGTTTGCGTGCAGTTTTGGATCGTCAGGTTTGCCCCGGCGGTATTTGGATCAGTGCCGGCGTTATTGATATTAGCACCATCCGCAAAGGTATTGGTCAACAGGCAACTCTGGATCGTGCCGCTCGTCCCCGACGCCCAAATCCCGGCGTCGGAATGATGGATCGTGACATTTTCAATCAACCAACCGACCCCTTTGATATTGATTCCATAAGAAGCATTGACACCGCGAGAGGTGCCGTTGCCATCAATCATCAGGTTCTCAACCGTGCAACTCAACAAGGATAATTGAGTAGCCGTAATGTCGGAGGAGTTCTGATTACGATAGATCACACTGGATGCGCCCGCTCCGCCAATAGTGATGCCGGTGGCGTTCAATGAACCTTTAACCTGAAATGTTCCGGCGGGAACCCAAACGCTCTTACCCTGCGTCTGCGCGGCATTAATGCAGTTTTGAATATCAGTAGTATTGTCAGCGGAACCTGTGCTGGCGCCGTAGGTGGTTATCGAAAGGCTGTTGGGAGGCTGCGTCTGCCCACGAACATCATGAACCATCGCGGCGCACACGAGAGTCAACAGACCTAATTTATAAAGAACACTGAACTTTCGTCTGGATGAATCAAACCCACGTGCAGTTACAACATAAGACTGTGCTGTCTTCTGATCTGATGTATTTATCATAACTAATAATGTTAGTGCTGGTGTTAATGGTGATTCGCCGCTGGTGATAGGGCACGAAGCCGAGAGAGTCCACCTGAGCGGTGAGTGGTTTATTGGATTACGTTGCCATCTTAACGTGGTTTTGGGGAGTGTCTAATTTTTAATCCGCTGCAACGCTTTAGCTAGCCCGAAAACGGGGTGACCTAAAACGTACATCAGTGCGTTAATAATAGAATCAACTATGAGGTTGATTTTTTCGTTCTCTTGCGGATAATCGAGGTTAATCACCGGCATAACTAATCCGTTTATGTTTCGTTATCAAGTGCCTTATAGGTATTACACCATAGCCAAATTTGGCTTTGGAGCCGCCTATTTGTGGTACGTTTTCGACCTGTTTAGGATTCACTCGGCAATTTGGCATAACGCAGCTTTTCCAATTTCTGCGCCGGACAATTTAATCTTTTCCGGCAACGTATTTCTCGATGCTTATTTACGCCCGGCGGCTGTTGCGTTGAGCGGGCAAACCGCGGTATGGATATTGTTTATTATGTCCCCATTCGTCGTGGGATTGTATCTATGGGGGCGACATAGACTGCTTCAAATGGCAATAGGAGGCTGGATTAGTCTAAGCATGATCCTATTGAATTCTCTCGTCGGTGTTTTTAACTCGACCGCTGATATTTGGGTGAATCTGGTTTTTTTGGCCTACGGTCTCTCAGCCATGGTGCAGGCCAACGGGGGATGGAAGACGTGTGAATCGGGCTTCAGCCTGGCGCAGTGGCGGGCCAATCCGGTTCTATCCAGCACGTTTGCGTGGCTGGTAGTTCTGATTCAATTTTGCGTCTATTTTTTCGCTGGAATAAACAAACTGGTCTATGGATGGACTCCGTGGATACACGGCCTCGCGCTTCAGAATCTGGCATACGATAGCTCCATGCGGGCATTCGTGCGGGACATTTCTGTGCCGCCATTGTTGGCTTTCCTTCTCGGTTATCTCACGCTTTTTCAGAGATTGATTGTTCCATTCGGTTTTTTTCTCCGGCGCTATAGAATTTGGACTGTGATAATCCTCGGCTCCATGCACATCGGCTATGCGATCTTGATGTATGTGAATTTGTTTCCGGTGATCGGCCTGTCTTGTCTGGCGATGGTGATGCCACCGGTCTTTTCAAATGTGAGCCACAAAAAAATCCATGGGCGCAAAAAATCGCAGGATGCCGTCTCTTATCGCATGCAACCTGCGGGACGAATTTCCCGAGGCGTTCTGGTCATTTTTTCGGCCTGGATGCTACTGGAGCCGTTGCGTTTGATAAAATTCCCGGCGACCCCTTGGGAAAACAAACTCATGATTGTGCCTGCGTGGCGGATGTTCGCTGATGGCGGGGCGACTGCCGGTGAGGAGTGGCGGCTGATTTTGGACACGCCGCAAGGACCGATTGACGGAACCAAAATCGCCCTTGGATTACTGCCACAAGTGTGGCGCGACCGATTTTATATTGACGACATCCTTCATGAAATATTGATCGGCAATACGGGACCGGGAACCCTTCCCGAAAAACTCGCCGCAGCTACCGAGCATGCCTACGCAAGCTCGCAATCATTGTCTAATAACGCGCCGACGGTCCTCGGTTCCAGTTTTAATATTTACCGAAGAAAACCAGTCTTTGAAGCCGGGAAAAGTCTTTGATTGCGACGCTCGCCTTGCCCCCGAAATCGGGGGGTGGTCAACTGAACGGCCAAATGCCATAATGGCGGGAAGCAAGCCCGAAAACATTGGAACTTTTCTGCCGTGGTGTCGTCACCTCGGCCAATGGTTACGGCGACGGAAAACCGGCGATGGATGCACGTTTAACATTTAGGTACTTTCGTGGCTCTCGAAGCAAAAGGCTGGACTTACTAAGCACTGTCCTCATCACATTGTTAATGTTGGCCGCTCCGCTATTAGAAGCGCGAGCAAGTCGTTCGACACCGACGGCCACCAATCTGGTGGAAATTCAATCCGTAACGGTTAAGGACACACCCGTATCTATAACCGCAGCGAAACAAAAGCCCGTGCGCTTGCCGCCTTTCGCGGAAGATGTGACGTTTAATTTCGGATTCATCACCAGCGCCAGCCGCCCGCCGACACGGCTTTCGTGCAAATTGGAAGGATTCGACAATAATTGGGATCTGGGCGGAGGAGAAATGTACGTGGTTATCCGGTTTTATAATAAGACCGGCGACATGGTGGCGGCCACGCAGTTTCAATCTCGCCGGGACAGTGCCGGGTGGCATAACAATTTTGATACTTCAACCCTTACCCATCGCCGGGAGACAGTGGTCGTGCCGCCGGACGCATCGCGATTGCTATTTGTCGTTACCTCGGCCGGGCCTCAATCAACCGAAGGAGTATATGTATTGACTGATCTGAATATCTCCGAGGCTTCTTTAGACGGCTCATCCAAAGTGTTACTTCAATTTCCTAATGACAAGCTGCGCTATGGAGGGATGTCAAACTCCCCTGATGCCGGGTGGATTCGTGACGGCACCACTCCACGAATGGCCAAGAT
The Verrucomicrobiia bacterium genome window above contains:
- a CDS encoding spherulation-specific family 4 protein; the encoded protein is MKGMLLSALLSAAMWFTPGAHSESLGIMVPAYFSPSSGYWSSMNYAASRVPLIAIMNPDNGPGTSPSSSYVNVLAQLHSSGGKITGYIYTSYGARALADVEADIDRYLAWYAVDGFFVDEMTSDAGSTDVNYYATLYQYIKAKGTNYSVTANPGVNAPESYITTPVADTLMIFENDGSKYPAFAPSSWVAKYSPDHFVHLPYNATNTATLSNFVALAVNRNAGWIYISDLSVYSKLPTYWTNEVLMAQAFNQEKLSPFILTSGQPASQVAGTGDSATFTVAAFGSPLPAYQWFYGTNAITTATNASYTIASVQAANAGYYDVQIENSNGFAISREASLIVSNGPSSYRKIILDGSFNDWTGLAPVYTAAIGPATTIQYENIYLANDESNLYIRVTLYSPRTNAFANSYDNIFIDADDDASTGYQVEGIGSSLLIQSGNGYQEKNGGFNEGTVNNLGWTIARSADETDCELAVSRNAAYAADGSSIFSGNKIALLFQGDDASHDNVEDAPPSGGIAYSFATSPTVLPPLSISCAAGIMTITWSGLGTLQTCNSITGNSVWTNITGAASPYVAPIAGSQFFRLVQ
- a CDS encoding HTTM domain-containing protein produces the protein MFRYQVPYRYYTIAKFGFGAAYLWYVFDLFRIHSAIWHNAAFPISAPDNLIFSGNVFLDAYLRPAAVALSGQTAVWILFIMSPFVVGLYLWGRHRLLQMAIGGWISLSMILLNSLVGVFNSTADIWVNLVFLAYGLSAMVQANGGWKTCESGFSLAQWRANPVLSSTFAWLVVLIQFCVYFFAGINKLVYGWTPWIHGLALQNLAYDSSMRAFVRDISVPPLLAFLLGYLTLFQRLIVPFGFFLRRYRIWTVIILGSMHIGYAILMYVNLFPVIGLSCLAMVMPPVFSNVSHKKIHGRKKSQDAVSYRMQPAGRISRGVLVIFSAWMLLEPLRLIKFPATPWENKLMIVPAWRMFADGGATAGEEWRLILDTPQGPIDGTKIALGLLPQVWRDRFYIDDILHEILIGNTGPGTLPEKLAAATEHAYASSQSLSNNAPTVLGSSFNIYRRKPVFEAGKSL
- a CDS encoding response regulator, with amino-acid sequence MTDTTKQIAAKRILVVDDEPPIAKSLKMLLTMKGYVVETVESASLALEIFAAGKYDLVITDYALGTMTGLDLSRAIKEQCPVQPIIMISAYAELLSSRKERLVNINRLMGKPFSVEELLEAVAHIFHSS
- a CDS encoding RICIN domain-containing protein, with product MCAAMVHDVRGQTQPPNSLSITTYGASTGSADNTTDIQNCINAAQTQGKSVWVPAGTFQVKGSLNATGITIGGAGASSVIYRNQNSSDITATQLSLLSCTVENLMIDGNGTSRGVNASYGINIKGVGWLIENVTIHHSDAGIWASGTSGTIQSCLLTNTFADGANINNAGTDPNTAGANLTIQNCTQTGANDDGFAINAQGSGNMVHPQILNCTSLNDDGANGIRIAGGSNSVVSGCLVSNTVLECGIEASTFGSTGDPLVNGMIKNNVVYGCGTVDEASCIGTGDARTTATFTGNILNNSAGNGFQVGTPTYPNGGTIVFGPNNVINHPAKTGIYIVSGVSGSGKFYTNTVLNLASGQTQFTDASSSFSTTLTGNTWQGLGSGPYRIVNLNSGLALDATGQATTNGTPLEQWTYNAGANQLWNLTSLGSGQYTITGVQSGRVLDVKGQGTANGTAVQLYDSNGGSNQKWVISATAGTIQGVQSAKLMEVAGASKSPGALVDIYSSNGGANQQWSFQSP
- a CDS encoding ATP-binding protein, encoding MEPLHILHVEDNSDDAALVKHLLRTENVACTIRVVSSSLEFESALKESAVSLILSDFSMPGFSGLAALKITRKQRPDVPFIFVSGTIGEELAIEALRNGATDYVLKDRMARLPAAIGRAMEERDAKRRRHADEERLRNQAALLDQAQDAICLNDLDQSILYWNKSAERLYGWTAKEALGRNANELLFQGDLTAPLAALKNLIRQGEWKGELHQVTKNHAKLIVESRWTLTRDQNGDPKAILIINTDVTEKKQIEAQFLRTQRMETIGALAGGIAHDLNNSFTPVIMALSMAHQEATEDTKKLLEIAQASARHGVNMVKQILSFSRGVGGEQTRVNLETLIAEIVKLARDTFPKAIEIQNKISPDLSPVNGNSTQLHQVLLNLCINARDAMPNGGRLHIEASPITLDEMNMRSRPHAPGKYVLLTVSDTGHGIPADVLAKIFEPFFTTKEIGKGTGLGLSTVVGIVKTHGGFVEVTSEVGQGTLFRVFLPASPPTA